The following are from one region of the Quercus robur chromosome 1, dhQueRobu3.1, whole genome shotgun sequence genome:
- the LOC126714800 gene encoding F-box protein CPR1-like, with the protein MSDNNLILGSPWEYLPDEIVTDIFLRLPIKSIIICTSVSKTWKSLIQNPTFISNHLHHSYTTTITNNQNLLLIGPHHNELYCALHNEDDPYLSKHTRFDCHPALRFSNGLLYLVGTCNGLLCLSNTHDINRFFLLNPSVRKFVELPSPNVTLHNYFEPSLGFGYDSKTNDYKVVRAVSLKLTEDGSVFQNPQPPVVELYSLSTGQWKMLSAPVCVVYGRQKQAFVNGALHWLASRITTTNDGKNRVHFVLVLDLGDEVFREILLPESCTSVSVYGNSIAMFQIGSYDCSYDCTFNIWVMKEYGLASSWMKVHQNRTSPIERAVGFRRNGEVVLQMFGGRLVSWNPESQKIKDLRIIGFSFTFVGYYVESLVLLDKTANGAVTY; encoded by the coding sequence ATGTCAGACAACAACTTAATACTTGGATCTCCATGGGAATATTTACCTGATGAGATTGTAACCGATATTTTCCTACGTCTACCTATCAAATCCATAATTATCTGTACCTCTGTCTCAAAAACTTGGAAATCCCTAATCCAAAACCCCACTTTTATTTCCAACCATCTCCACCACTCCtacaccaccaccatcaccaacAACCAAAACCTCCTCCTCATCGGTCCCCACCATAATGAACTATATTGCGCATTGCATAACGAAGATGATCCTTATCTCAGTAAACACACTAGATTTGATTGTCATCCTGCCTTGCGTTTCTCTAATGGATTATTATATTTGGTCGGTACTTGTAATGGCCTGCTCTGCCTTTCCAACACTCATGACATTAATAGATTCTTTCTGCTGAACCCTTCTGTTAGAAAGTTCGTGGAACTTCCTTCACCCAATGTCACTTTACACAATTATTTCGAACCGTCTCTTGGGTTTGGATATGATTCCAAAACTAATGATTATAAAGTGGTGAGGGCTGTGAGCTTAAAGTTAACGGAGGATGGTTCTGTCTTTCAAAATCCTCAACCCCCCGTGGTCGAGCTTTACTCGCTCTCCACTGGTCAATGGAAAATGCTTAGTGCTCCTGTATGTGTTGTATATGGTCGTCAGAAACAAGCATTTGTCAATGGGGCGCTGCATTGGCTTGCTTCAAGGATTACTACCACTAATGATGGAAAAAATAGAGTACATTTTGTTTTGGTGCTTGATTTGGGGGATGAGGTCTTCCGCGAAATACTGCTGCCGGAGAGTTGTACGTCTGTTTCTGTATATGGAAATTCCATTGCTATGTTTCAAATAGGTTCTTATGATTGTTCTTATGATTGTACTTTCAATATATGGGTGATGAAAGAGTATGGTCTTGCCTCATCATGGATGAAAGTTCATCAAAATCGAACATCACCCATAGAAAGGGCAGTAGGTTTTCGGAGGAATGGTGAGGTTGTACTGCAAATGTTTGGAGGAAGGCTTGTCTCGTGGAATCCAGAGAGCCAAAAGATTAAGGATCTTAGGATTATTGGATTTAGTTTTACTTTTGTTGGTTATTATGTTGAGAGTCTAGTTTTGCTTGACAAAACCGCCAACGGTGCAGTTACATATTGA